A window from Culex pipiens pallens isolate TS chromosome 3, TS_CPP_V2, whole genome shotgun sequence encodes these proteins:
- the LOC120426798 gene encoding uncharacterized protein LOC120426798, translated as MDSPRLCKLCAQKPCNQCHSEPDLTAIVPAELWTAIFTHLDVAELLNVRRTCRTWKRVVDGSRSLRDRFRVDFCGVKAMDGGYRPVVLPAGHAELGCCEILAVHHWWGSFGQGLVSLEVNCCGVSLGTLFGMLRGCGSLKALALIQVYYLEGYAVEWVDFRMEQLETLALQNDRSDERATAVPDNLLDLLGKVCPRVKNLAVSGVWNKKAVLRMIETLESTLEGIKFDATNKLLRALSMLKQLRLHRVAILSLTKYNSVVFGFFFQAQRYITDLSVDSDSIMFLSQAEFRQLKLTRLRVNVRAYKAILRTAQMPTLRYLEVSGCSDSRVHFEHCKLTSVEELRLISIQPMDNSLTDYLLSCSGLRTLSLGGVTIGNGMSLAYVCEQNFASLRKLQMHLLTIPRRVLFQLFQLCPNLEQLELKHVWCVNDGVVLKLCQSLKTLKRLSLHCNVSEQSVDHIINHHGQHLRQLDFDVFGELSERARKKLLDHFTPWCQVNNPWHSNYIASKTLVQFND; from the exons ATGGATTCCCCCCGTTTGTGTAAATTGTGCGCTCAAAAGCCCTGTAATCAATGCCACTCCGAGCCGGATTTGACCGCGATCGTTCCGGCGGAGCTTTGGACCGCGATCTTCACCCATCTGGATGTAGCAGAGCTGCTGAACGTTCGCCGAACCTGCCGAACGTGGAAGCGGGTCGTCGATGGCAGTCGCTCGCTGCGGGACCGCTTCCGGGTGGACTTTTGCGGAGTGAAGGCGATGGACGGGGGGTACCGTCCGGTGGTTCTTCCGGCTGGGCACGCCGAGTTGGGGTGTTGCGAGATTTTGGCGGTGCACCATTGGTGGGGTTCGTTTGGGCAGGGGTTGGTTAGTCTCGAGGTTAATTGCTGCGGGGTTTCGCTGGGGACACTTTTCGGGATGTTGCGGGGCTGTGGGAGCTTGAAGGCGCTGGCGTTGATTCAGGTGTACTATTTGGAGGGGTATGCGGTGGAGTGGGTTGATTTTCGGATGGAGCAGCTGGAGACGCTGGCGTTGCAGAACGATCGTTCCGACGAGCGTGCGACGGCGGTTCCGGACAATTTGCTGGATTTGCTCGGCAAAGTTTGTCCTCGGGTGAAGAACTTGGCCGTGAGTGGAGTTTGGAATAAGAAAGCGGTGCTGAGGATGATTGAGACTTTGGAGAGCACGCTCGAAGGGATTAAATTTGATGCGACCAATAAGCTGTTGAGAGCGCTTTCGATGCTGAAGCAGCTGAGGTTGCACCGGGTTGCGATTCTAAGTCTGACGAAGTACAACAGCGTCGTGTTTGGATTCTTTTTCCAAGCCCAACGATACATTACGGATCTCAGTGTTGACTCGGATTCGATTATG TTCCTGAGCCAAGCAGAATTTCGCCAGCTCAAGCTCACCCGTCTTCGGGTCAATGTGAGAGCTTACAAGGCTATCCTTCGCACAGCCCAAATGCCAACGCTAAGGTACTTGGAAGTTTCGGGCTGTTCCGACAGCAGAGTTCACTTTGAACATTGTAAGCTCACAAGTGTAGAAGAACTCCGTCTGATTTCGATCCAACCAATGGACAATAGTCTCACCGACTATCTGCTCAGCTGTTCCGGCTTACGTACGTTGAGCCTTGGCGGAGTGACCATCGGCAACGGCATGAGCCTCGCGTACGTGTGTGAGCAAAACTTTGCCTCCCTGCGCAAGCTGCAGATGCACCTGCTTACTATCCCTCGCCGAGTGCTGTTTCAACTGTTCCAGCTCTGTCCAAACCTGGAACAGCTGGAGCTCAAGCACGTTTGGTGCGTCAACGACGGTGTCGTGCTCAAGCTCTGCCAAAGTCTGAAGACCCTGAAGCGACTGTCCCTCCATTGCAACGTAAGCGAGCAGTCCGTGGACCACATCATCAACCACCACGGCCAACATCTGCGCCAGCTGGACTTTGACGTGTTTGGGGAACTGTCGGAACGTGCCCGCAAGAAGCTGCTGGATCATTTTACACCCTGGTGTCAGGTGAACAACCCGTGGCATTCAAATTATATTGCTAGCAAAACTTTGGTGCAGTTTAatgattaa
- the LOC120426800 gene encoding NADH dehydrogenase [ubiquinone] iron-sulfur protein 4, mitochondrial has product MSLILRTVSRGAVSQWARASFSTSSVALKDPRAHKEAPYVDANLIIADETERREKEKASLTISVPTKVDLSPISGIPTEHVKERRVRIFVPSKNAMQSGTDNIQHWSIEFDTRERWENPLMGWSSSGDPLSNMRVDFGSAEEAISHCERNGWRWFVDQPQAEKKARVKNYGINFAWNKRTRVSTK; this is encoded by the exons ATGAGCCTCATCCTCAGAACTGTGTCCCGCGGGGCAGTGTCCCAGTG GGCACGAGCATCGTTCTCGACCTCGTCGGTGGCGCTGAAGGATCCGCGCGCCCACAAGGAGGCACCGTACGTGGACGCCAACCTGATCATCGCCGACGAGACGGAACGCCGCGAGAAGGAGAAGGCATCGCTGACCATCTCGGTGCCGACCAAG GTTGACCTGAGTCCCATCAGTGGCATTCCGACGGAGCATGTGAAGGAGCGCCGCGTGCGGATCTTTGTTCCGTCCAAGAATGCTATGCAGAGTGGAACCGACAACATCCAGCACTGGAGCATTGAGTTCGATACGCGCGAACGCTGGGAGAACCCGCTGATGGGGTGGTCCTCGAG CGGCGACCCCCTGTCCAACATGCGCGTCGACTTCGGGTCGGCCGAGGAGGCCATCTCGCACTGCGAACGGAACGGCTGGCGGTGGTTCGTGGACCAGCCCCAGGCCGAGAAGAAGGCCCGCGTCAAGAACTACGGCATCAACTTTGCGTGGAACAAGCGCACCCGCGTCTCTACCAAGTAA